From one Burkholderia latens genomic stretch:
- a CDS encoding lytic transglycosylase domain-containing protein codes for MRRRFFWLIVLSLGIAQQASAQQAPALTASAPEAAASAASAPLANDQPNEENRRITSYLTKKFGVAKEKAAKLADIVSVTATKYSLPPALVYAIISIESRFQEKARGQHGATGLMQVVPSAHRGMLRDVKDLTEPNANVEAGSRILSGYVKAAGGNVQAGLKSYGGSNAYAAKVMQRVDAFRFVLEPEDGANAASDGKARMVPVSDPSGVSAGGRNVK; via the coding sequence ATGCGACGACGGTTTTTCTGGCTGATCGTGCTTTCGCTCGGCATTGCGCAACAGGCGTCGGCGCAGCAGGCGCCCGCGCTGACTGCGTCCGCGCCCGAAGCGGCCGCATCCGCGGCGTCCGCACCGCTCGCGAACGATCAGCCGAACGAAGAAAACCGCCGCATCACGTCGTACCTCACGAAGAAATTCGGTGTCGCGAAGGAAAAGGCCGCGAAGCTCGCCGATATCGTGAGCGTAACCGCGACGAAATATTCGCTGCCTCCGGCACTCGTTTACGCGATTATCTCGATCGAATCGCGCTTCCAGGAAAAGGCGCGCGGCCAGCACGGCGCGACTGGTCTGATGCAGGTCGTGCCGTCGGCGCACCGCGGCATGCTGCGGGACGTGAAGGACCTGACCGAGCCGAATGCGAACGTCGAAGCCGGCTCGCGGATCCTGTCGGGCTACGTGAAGGCGGCCGGCGGCAACGTGCAGGCTGGGCTGAAGAGCTATGGCGGATCCAATGCGTATGCGGCGAAGGTGATGCAGCGCGTGGACGCGTTCCGGTTCGTGCTCGAACCGGAAGACGGCGCGAACGCGGCAAGCGACGGGAAGGCGCGCATGGTGCCGGTCAGCGATCCGTCCGGCGTGTCGGCCGGAGGTCGCAACGTGAAGTAA
- a CDS encoding dihydroneopterin aldolase — MKPFDEPFVAIDTPRLRGAGWSVFVDELKVPARIGIHAHEHEAPQPVVIDARLGYRCEPSEQGEWIDYDGYCARVASFLSHKPHTRLLETLVADVAVMSFREWPALESLTLSMYKPKIRPGTKRVGVSLDWTRGDYLRWTEAAG; from the coding sequence ATGAAGCCGTTCGACGAACCGTTCGTGGCGATCGACACGCCGCGCCTGCGCGGGGCTGGCTGGAGCGTGTTCGTCGACGAATTGAAGGTGCCCGCGCGGATCGGGATCCATGCACACGAGCACGAGGCGCCGCAACCGGTCGTGATCGATGCGCGGCTCGGGTATCGGTGCGAGCCGAGCGAGCAGGGCGAGTGGATCGACTATGACGGGTACTGCGCACGCGTTGCATCATTCTTGTCGCACAAGCCGCACACGCGGTTGCTCGAAACGCTCGTCGCGGATGTCGCGGTAATGTCCTTCCGCGAGTGGCCCGCGCTGGAGTCGCTGACGCTGTCGATGTACAAGCCGAAGATCCGGCCGGGGACGAAGCGGGTCGGCGTGTCGCTCGACTGGACGCGCGGGGATTACCTGCGGTGGACGGAGGCGGCGGGGTAG
- a CDS encoding sarcosine oxidase subunit gamma, giving the protein MWNETRNQTPVAGAGVTLESPFVGAADVLKPHHARASKKFTLRERAFLDLVNVRGELADPAFVSAFERVVGCLPPSVPNTVARGAEYDVLWLGPDEWLVRSNGPVQAGVLEARLAEAVQGSYAAAVDVGSGYTVVEVTGERVRDVIARGCPLDLHPRVFKQGQCAQSHYFKSPITLIATGDDTFEIVVRRSFADYFVRIMLDAAAPLVS; this is encoded by the coding sequence ATGTGGAATGAAACGAGAAACCAGACGCCGGTGGCGGGCGCGGGCGTGACGCTTGAATCGCCGTTCGTCGGCGCGGCCGATGTGCTGAAGCCGCATCACGCACGCGCATCGAAGAAGTTCACGCTGCGTGAACGAGCGTTCCTCGATCTCGTCAACGTGCGCGGCGAGCTGGCCGACCCCGCATTCGTCAGCGCGTTCGAGCGCGTGGTCGGCTGCCTGCCGCCGTCGGTGCCGAACACCGTCGCGCGCGGCGCCGAGTACGACGTGCTGTGGCTCGGCCCCGACGAGTGGCTCGTGCGCTCGAACGGCCCGGTGCAGGCCGGCGTGCTCGAGGCTCGCCTTGCCGAGGCGGTGCAGGGCTCGTATGCGGCGGCGGTCGACGTCGGCAGCGGCTACACGGTCGTCGAGGTCACCGGCGAGCGCGTGCGCGACGTGATCGCGCGCGGCTGCCCGCTCGATCTGCATCCGCGCGTGTTCAAGCAGGGCCAGTGCGCGCAGTCGCATTACTTCAAGTCGCCGATCACGCTGATCGCGACCGGCGACGATACGTTCGAGATCGTGGTGCGCCGCAGCTTCGCCGACTATTTCGTGCGCATCATGCTCGACGCCGCGGCGCCGCTCGTATCATGA